In the Mycolicibacterium thermoresistibile genome, one interval contains:
- a CDS encoding TetR/AcrR family transcriptional regulator — MAETRTVDRSSERQHIIDAAYRCLHRNAGSAVSITEILDEAGLGTRAFYRNFSTKHDLLLELFRRDRDAVRAQLREVVARAEGPVEALRAWMAHMLDLVSNPRKRKRMATFYSEEMRRTPGYDRELEIMSAADQASIAAILHRGKAEGIFTECAPESDARTIRAAVEAALLDRFQQKTTGSVADEVDHLMGFVLRGLGAAGMEGAPDDR, encoded by the coding sequence GTGGCTGAGACACGGACGGTCGATCGCTCATCGGAGCGGCAGCACATCATCGATGCCGCCTACCGGTGCCTGCACCGCAACGCCGGCTCGGCGGTGTCGATCACCGAGATCCTCGACGAGGCCGGGCTGGGCACCCGCGCCTTCTACCGCAACTTCAGCACCAAGCACGATCTGCTGCTGGAGCTGTTCCGCCGCGACCGGGACGCGGTCCGGGCGCAACTTCGCGAGGTTGTCGCCCGCGCCGAGGGGCCCGTCGAGGCGTTGCGGGCGTGGATGGCGCACATGCTCGACCTGGTGTCGAATCCACGCAAACGCAAGAGGATGGCGACCTTCTACTCCGAGGAGATGCGGCGAACGCCCGGCTATGACCGCGAGCTGGAGATCATGAGCGCCGCCGATCAGGCGTCGATCGCCGCGATCCTGCACCGCGGCAAGGCCGAGGGGATCTTCACGGAATGCGCACCGGAGTCCGACGCCCGGACGATCCGCGCGGCGGTCGAGGCCGCGCTTCTCGACCGGTTCCAGCAGAAGACCACCGGGAGCGTGGCCGACGAAGTCGACCACCTGATGGGCTTCGTGCTGCGCGGGTTGGGCGCTGCCGGAATGGAAGGCGCACCCGATGATCGTTGA
- a CDS encoding SDR family NAD(P)-dependent oxidoreductase yields the protein MTSPLAGRVVLVTGGGRGIGRAHCLALAKHGAAVVVNDPGVGRDGTAGDAGPAAQVVAEIEAMGGKAVAHTGSVAKWDDVADMIRTAVDTFGMLTGVVNNAGIVRDATVANATEEDWDAVIAVHLKGTFAVTRHACEYWRAQAKAGNQIDARIVNTVSGAGLWGNIGQAAYGAAKAAIANLTVVTAMEGRRYGVVANAISPLAVTRISQDFFKGERADDPALDPARSSEVVAWLQSAESGWLTGQILRVDGHKLSRIEGFTEAPSRYHAKDGASLEFSEIGQAVSWLYGTSPRGLAGPLPRT from the coding sequence ATGACCTCACCATTGGCCGGACGGGTTGTCCTGGTGACCGGAGGCGGCCGCGGTATCGGGCGCGCGCACTGCCTCGCGCTCGCCAAACACGGTGCCGCGGTGGTGGTCAACGACCCCGGCGTCGGTCGCGACGGCACCGCGGGTGACGCGGGACCGGCCGCGCAGGTCGTCGCCGAGATCGAGGCCATGGGCGGAAAAGCCGTGGCGCACACCGGATCCGTCGCGAAGTGGGACGACGTCGCGGACATGATCCGCACCGCGGTCGACACCTTCGGCATGCTGACCGGCGTGGTCAACAACGCGGGCATCGTGCGCGACGCCACCGTCGCCAACGCCACCGAGGAGGACTGGGACGCCGTCATCGCGGTGCATCTGAAGGGCACGTTCGCCGTGACCAGGCACGCGTGCGAGTACTGGCGCGCACAGGCCAAGGCGGGCAACCAGATCGACGCCCGCATCGTCAACACGGTCTCCGGTGCGGGGCTGTGGGGCAACATCGGCCAGGCCGCCTACGGCGCCGCCAAAGCGGCGATCGCCAACCTCACCGTGGTGACCGCGATGGAGGGACGCCGCTACGGCGTGGTCGCCAACGCGATCTCACCGCTGGCCGTCACGCGCATCAGCCAGGACTTCTTCAAGGGCGAGCGGGCCGACGACCCGGCCCTGGATCCGGCCCGCAGTTCCGAGGTGGTCGCCTGGCTGCAGTCGGCCGAGTCGGGCTGGCTGACCGGTCAGATCCTGCGCGTCGACGGCCACAAGCTCAGCCGCATCGAGGGGTTCACCGAGGCGCCGAGTCGCTACCACGCCAAAGACGGGGCGTCCCTGGAGTTCTCGGAGATCGGCCAGGCGGTCAGCTGGCTGTACGGCACCTCACCGCGCGGGCTGGCCGGCCCACTGCCGCGCACCTGA
- a CDS encoding acetyl-CoA hydrolase/transferase C-terminal domain-containing protein — protein MTTDLLRSPLAAELRARLRPGMTVALGDGVGALRCADDGTSVAATLSALAAELGDIRLVLGWLTAPLDGLATEVFRDIVALMPGWGVRDVLRAPNARFVPVRLSAIAALLRDALCPDVLLTRVIHRDGSFHFGTEVSWQRELVDSGVPVLAVVDDGVCADAGPPLPASAMRVVGRSADRPVTIPSRAPEPVHEALADAVLRFVPEGARLQYGPGQLGTALLDRIRQPVSIDTGLLTDAVLGLERKGLLAGTPSATYLFGSEALYTWADGRPILRGIEHTHDLTRLSRGTPLVAVNTAIEIDPFGQVNVEGVGDKVVGGIGGHPDYCAAGAMSRGGLSIIAVPSTVNGRSPYVERLSRPASTPAHDIDVIVTESGHADLRGADWTQRRRLIAALFE, from the coding sequence GTGACAACGGATCTGCTGCGCTCACCGCTGGCCGCGGAGCTGCGGGCACGTCTGCGCCCGGGGATGACGGTCGCGCTGGGCGACGGCGTCGGTGCACTGCGGTGCGCGGACGACGGCACCTCGGTCGCCGCGACGCTGAGTGCGCTCGCCGCGGAGCTCGGCGACATCCGCCTGGTCCTGGGCTGGTTGACCGCGCCACTGGACGGCCTGGCGACGGAGGTGTTCCGCGACATCGTCGCGCTTATGCCGGGCTGGGGTGTCCGCGACGTCCTGCGCGCACCGAACGCCCGGTTCGTTCCGGTGCGGTTGAGCGCGATCGCCGCGCTGTTGCGTGACGCGTTGTGTCCCGATGTGCTGTTGACGCGAGTCATCCACCGCGACGGGTCTTTTCACTTCGGTACCGAAGTGTCCTGGCAACGCGAGCTGGTGGACAGCGGCGTTCCGGTGCTGGCCGTCGTCGACGACGGGGTCTGCGCCGACGCCGGTCCCCCGCTGCCCGCGAGTGCCATGCGTGTGGTCGGGCGCAGCGCCGACCGACCGGTGACCATCCCGTCGCGCGCCCCGGAACCGGTTCACGAGGCGCTGGCCGACGCGGTGCTCCGATTCGTCCCGGAAGGTGCGCGCCTGCAGTACGGACCCGGTCAACTGGGCACCGCACTGCTGGACCGGATCCGCCAGCCGGTGAGCATCGACACCGGGTTGCTGACCGACGCGGTGCTCGGCCTGGAGCGCAAGGGTCTTCTGGCCGGAACCCCTTCGGCCACTTACCTGTTCGGTAGCGAAGCTCTCTACACGTGGGCCGACGGCCGGCCGATCCTGCGCGGGATCGAACACACCCACGATCTCACCCGGCTGTCGCGGGGGACACCGCTGGTCGCGGTGAACACGGCGATCGAGATCGACCCCTTCGGGCAGGTCAACGTCGAGGGCGTGGGCGACAAGGTCGTCGGCGGGATCGGCGGGCACCCTGACTACTGCGCGGCGGGCGCGATGAGCCGCGGCGGCCTGTCGATCATCGCGGTGCCCTCGACGGTCAACGGCCGCTCCCCCTATGTCGAGCGGCTGAGTAGGCCCGCGTCCACCCCCGCCCATGACATCGACGTGATCGTCACCGAGTCGGGTCACGCCGATCTGCGCGGCGCCGACTGGACCCAACGCCGCCGACTGATCGCGGCACTGTTCGAGTGA
- a CDS encoding CaiB/BaiF CoA transferase family protein, which yields MSSSAGTQAAPQSVTPLAGTRVVDLSTTLPGVVCTQFLADSGADVLMVEPPGGSPVRSLRGWPAFGRGKRSTVVDLKSGSGADELDALLRDADVVVTTFSPAALAELGIDSEALLARHPRLVIAHITGWGRSGPWRDLKGYEGLVLAKAGLSHAVRRMANPPRPSYVTVPYASFAAGHIAVHGILAALHERDRSGLGQIVDADLVRGVHSIDAWNWFGEMVGIRWPDAYENVEAWTEEGTPQSPMLLALLAAPTKDGHWLQFAQVSPHLFAAMLTEFGMMELLADPKWKGFPALESPVLYKEFWSIMLAKVGERTLAEWQQVFDNNPDLCAELFRSGPQVLDHPQLVHDRRSTVVEDPEVGPVRQPSTLIHTADGPLRQPSPAPRLGEAGAGWRSEGVAMAGGDASSQPPLAGITIVEFGEMFAAPYATSVLADLGARVIKFENVNGDNIRNLLQFPEAAGAKVMQGKESIQVDLHTDEGKAVAHRIVASADVVLQSMRAGAAERLGIDAATLRAVKPDLIYVSAPGYGVDGPYGARPSYAPSIGAAGGVALTNTPDAACATSCLDEVMHQAPRVTSAGTAPELQSDGLAALAVASAILTALIGRDRGNPVNDVRTSMLGTVTHVLTDWLVDYPDAPTAPAPVHDGNGLSALYRIYAAGDGHIFLAAPQPKEWQPLVDALRDFADLADDRFATPEGRAANDDELARRLEAVFGKEPAAFWEKRLSAAGIGCVELYEGAPARLIQTDPALAAEYTVPAVSPVFDEHLRFSPLAGLSRSATRAPGGCLAGQHTAAVLREFGYDDATIAKWQDAGVINCG from the coding sequence ATGTCGTCTTCCGCCGGTACCCAGGCCGCGCCCCAGTCGGTGACCCCACTCGCTGGCACCCGTGTCGTCGACTTGTCCACCACGCTGCCCGGCGTGGTCTGCACCCAGTTCCTGGCGGACTCGGGTGCCGACGTGCTGATGGTGGAACCACCCGGCGGCAGTCCGGTGCGCTCGCTGCGCGGCTGGCCCGCGTTCGGTCGCGGGAAGCGCAGCACGGTCGTCGACCTCAAGTCCGGTTCCGGGGCCGATGAACTGGATGCCCTGCTGCGCGACGCGGACGTCGTGGTGACGACGTTCAGCCCCGCTGCCCTGGCCGAACTGGGGATCGACTCGGAGGCGCTGCTCGCGCGCCACCCGCGGTTGGTGATCGCGCATATCACCGGCTGGGGGCGCAGTGGTCCGTGGCGCGACCTCAAGGGCTACGAGGGGCTGGTGCTGGCCAAGGCCGGTCTCTCACACGCGGTGCGTCGGATGGCCAATCCCCCGCGGCCGTCGTACGTGACCGTGCCCTACGCGAGCTTCGCCGCGGGACACATTGCCGTGCACGGCATTCTGGCCGCACTTCACGAGCGCGACCGCAGCGGGCTGGGGCAGATCGTCGACGCCGACCTGGTGCGCGGGGTGCACTCGATCGACGCGTGGAACTGGTTCGGCGAGATGGTCGGCATCCGGTGGCCGGATGCGTATGAGAACGTCGAGGCGTGGACCGAAGAGGGCACACCCCAGAGTCCGATGTTGCTGGCGCTGTTGGCCGCTCCCACCAAGGACGGTCACTGGTTGCAGTTCGCGCAGGTGTCCCCGCATCTGTTCGCGGCCATGCTAACCGAGTTCGGCATGATGGAACTGCTCGCCGACCCGAAGTGGAAGGGCTTCCCGGCTCTGGAGAGTCCGGTGCTGTACAAGGAGTTCTGGTCCATCATGCTCGCCAAGGTCGGTGAGCGCACCCTCGCCGAATGGCAGCAGGTGTTCGACAACAACCCCGACCTGTGTGCGGAGTTGTTCCGCTCCGGTCCGCAGGTCCTCGACCACCCCCAGCTCGTCCACGACCGGCGGTCGACCGTCGTGGAGGACCCGGAGGTCGGTCCGGTCCGCCAGCCCTCCACGCTGATCCACACGGCGGACGGACCCCTGCGCCAGCCGTCGCCTGCGCCCCGGCTGGGCGAGGCGGGCGCGGGATGGCGGTCCGAGGGCGTGGCGATGGCCGGTGGCGACGCGTCGTCGCAGCCCCCGCTGGCGGGCATCACGATCGTCGAGTTCGGTGAGATGTTCGCCGCGCCGTACGCCACGAGCGTGCTCGCCGACCTGGGCGCGCGGGTCATCAAGTTCGAGAACGTCAACGGCGACAACATCCGCAACCTCCTGCAGTTCCCCGAGGCGGCGGGCGCAAAGGTGATGCAGGGCAAAGAGAGTATCCAGGTCGACCTGCACACCGATGAGGGCAAGGCGGTCGCGCACCGGATCGTCGCCTCCGCCGACGTGGTGCTGCAGTCGATGCGCGCCGGTGCGGCCGAACGGTTGGGGATCGACGCGGCGACCCTGCGTGCCGTCAAGCCCGACCTGATCTACGTGTCCGCGCCGGGCTACGGCGTCGACGGGCCGTACGGCGCCCGCCCTTCCTACGCGCCCAGCATCGGTGCTGCCGGCGGGGTGGCGCTCACCAACACCCCGGACGCCGCGTGCGCGACGTCGTGCCTGGACGAGGTGATGCACCAGGCGCCGCGGGTGACCAGCGCCGGAACGGCGCCGGAGTTGCAGAGCGACGGCCTGGCCGCCCTGGCCGTCGCGTCGGCGATCCTCACCGCGCTGATCGGGCGGGACCGCGGCAACCCGGTCAACGACGTGCGGACCTCTATGCTGGGCACCGTCACCCATGTGCTCACCGACTGGCTCGTCGACTACCCGGATGCGCCGACGGCCCCCGCCCCGGTCCACGACGGCAACGGGCTCTCGGCCCTGTACCGGATCTACGCCGCCGGCGACGGGCACATCTTCCTGGCCGCACCGCAGCCGAAGGAATGGCAGCCGCTCGTCGACGCGTTGCGGGACTTCGCCGATCTCGCCGACGACCGCTTCGCCACGCCCGAGGGCCGGGCCGCCAACGACGACGAGCTCGCCCGGAGGCTGGAGGCGGTGTTCGGCAAGGAACCCGCAGCGTTCTGGGAGAAGCGCCTGTCCGCGGCCGGGATCGGCTGTGTGGAACTCTACGAGGGCGCCCCGGCGCGGCTCATCCAGACCGATCCGGCGCTGGCGGCCGAATACACCGTGCCCGCGGTGAGTCCGGTGTTCGACGAGCACCTGCGGTTCTCCCCGCTGGCCGGCCTGAGCCGGTCTGCGACCAGGGCCCCGGGCGGGTGCCTGGCCGGCCAGCACACCGCCGCCGTGCTCAGGGAGTTCGGCTACGATGACGCGACAATCGCGAAATGGCAGGATGCCGGTGTAATCAACTGTGGCTGA
- a CDS encoding acyl-CoA dehydrogenase family protein translates to MTITDNGPASTDSLGDLRAKFRDFLADAPKPAGLRNYGPTPTADDIEPGRAWHKYLADHGYVCLHWPREYGGADAPVAFQAAFAEECARAGVPRQLAITAIDLVGPVLIKFGTDEQKARYLEPIRLGDHVWTQLFSEPGAGSDLAGVRTRAEKTDTGWRINGQKVWSSAANSADYGLLLARTGPDSHRGLSMFIVPMDADGVSVRPLKQMDGESKFNEVFLDNVELPDDAIIGEPGQGWTIAIMTLGRERLTLGSQAVAMFKLHEKLVAAARDRGALDPVLARSMTRLWARMWLLRYTWQRAIDEGDTTSAAFSVLKLMTSETDRDLADMATEVLGTDVCVDPTAGTDDADLVRAMLVGRAQTILGGTSEIQRNILGERVLGLPKEPR, encoded by the coding sequence GTGACGATTACCGACAACGGCCCAGCCAGCACCGACTCCCTCGGCGACCTGCGCGCGAAGTTCCGCGACTTCCTCGCCGACGCACCGAAGCCCGCCGGCCTGCGCAACTACGGCCCGACTCCGACGGCCGACGACATCGAGCCCGGACGGGCGTGGCACAAGTACCTGGCCGACCACGGCTATGTGTGCCTGCACTGGCCGAGGGAGTACGGCGGCGCGGACGCGCCGGTGGCGTTCCAGGCCGCCTTCGCCGAGGAGTGCGCGCGCGCCGGGGTGCCCCGGCAACTGGCCATCACCGCGATCGACCTCGTCGGCCCGGTGCTGATCAAGTTCGGCACCGACGAGCAGAAAGCGCGCTACCTCGAGCCGATCCGGCTCGGCGACCACGTCTGGACCCAGTTGTTCAGCGAACCGGGCGCCGGCTCCGACCTCGCCGGTGTGCGCACCCGGGCGGAGAAGACGGACACCGGCTGGCGCATCAACGGCCAGAAGGTGTGGAGTTCGGCGGCCAACTCCGCGGACTACGGGCTCCTGCTGGCCCGTACCGGCCCCGACTCCCACCGCGGGCTGAGCATGTTCATCGTCCCGATGGACGCCGACGGCGTCTCCGTCCGCCCGCTCAAGCAGATGGACGGCGAGAGCAAGTTCAACGAGGTCTTCCTGGACAACGTCGAGCTGCCCGACGACGCCATCATCGGTGAGCCCGGCCAAGGGTGGACGATCGCGATCATGACGCTCGGGCGCGAGCGGCTGACGCTGGGCTCCCAGGCCGTCGCGATGTTCAAGCTGCACGAGAAGCTGGTTGCCGCGGCCCGTGACCGCGGTGCGCTCGATCCGGTGCTGGCGCGGTCGATGACCAGACTGTGGGCCCGGATGTGGCTGCTGCGCTACACCTGGCAGCGCGCCATCGACGAGGGCGACACGACCTCGGCGGCGTTCTCGGTGCTCAAGCTGATGACGTCGGAGACCGACCGCGACCTCGCCGACATGGCGACCGAGGTGCTCGGCACCGACGTGTGCGTCGACCCAACCGCGGGCACCGACGACGCCGATCTGGTGCGCGCCATGCTGGTCGGCCGCGCCCAGACGATCCTGGGCGGCACCAGCGAGATCCAGCGCAACATCCTCGGCGAACGCGTGCTGGGGCTTCCCAAAGAACCTCGGTGA
- a CDS encoding mycofactocin-coupled SDR family oxidoreductase, giving the protein MGNLEGKVAFITGAARGQGRAHAVRLASEGADIIALDICADIDSMDYPNASPADLEETAKLVEGTGRSIVARQADVRDADAVDEVVREGVERFGRLDIVVANAGIVRLSSDEPSQRRQIFRDIIDVNLVGVWNTVEAAIPHVINGGQGGSIVITSSSAGLKGTGTDRAGGQAYAAAKRGLVGLMQVWANQLGPHSIRVNTIHPTGVATGMVMNETMAKLFEQGDEALSAMQNVLPIQILQPEDIAEAVAWLVSDAGRFITGTAWPLDAGFSVR; this is encoded by the coding sequence ATGGGAAACCTCGAAGGCAAAGTCGCCTTCATCACCGGCGCCGCCCGGGGCCAGGGCCGAGCACATGCGGTGCGCCTGGCCAGCGAGGGCGCCGACATCATCGCGCTCGACATCTGCGCCGACATCGACTCGATGGACTACCCGAACGCATCGCCCGCGGATCTCGAGGAGACGGCCAAACTCGTCGAGGGCACCGGGCGGAGCATCGTGGCGCGGCAGGCGGACGTGCGCGATGCCGACGCCGTCGACGAGGTGGTGCGCGAGGGTGTCGAACGGTTCGGCCGCCTCGACATCGTCGTGGCGAACGCGGGCATCGTGCGACTAAGTTCCGACGAGCCCTCGCAACGGCGGCAGATCTTCCGCGACATCATCGACGTCAACCTGGTCGGCGTGTGGAACACCGTCGAAGCCGCCATCCCCCATGTCATCAATGGAGGGCAGGGCGGGTCGATCGTCATCACCAGCTCCAGCGCCGGCCTCAAGGGCACCGGCACCGACCGTGCCGGCGGTCAGGCGTACGCGGCCGCCAAGCGCGGCCTGGTCGGGCTGATGCAGGTGTGGGCCAATCAGCTTGGGCCGCATTCGATCCGGGTCAACACCATCCACCCGACCGGGGTCGCGACCGGCATGGTGATGAACGAGACGATGGCGAAACTGTTCGAGCAGGGCGACGAGGCGTTGTCGGCCATGCAGAACGTCCTGCCGATTCAGATCCTGCAGCCCGAGGACATCGCCGAGGCCGTCGCGTGGCTGGTGTCCGACGCCGGCAGGTTCATCACCGGCACCGCCTGGCCGCTCGACGCCGGGTTCTCAGTGAGATAA
- a CDS encoding thiolase C-terminal domain-containing protein: protein MTHSNGLRDVAIVGIGATPYYKRGGSVPKTTTELACEAIIAACEDAGLSVHDIDGFAYYSGASAGYTEKMDTADFMETLGIPEVRFTAALTSGGGGSAGAIGLARAAIVAGDASVVVTVMALQQAKQRLGSVFSAMEPDPINSFLQPSGLFGPGQLMSVLARRHMHLYGTRREAFAEIAISTRTNAMNRPKAIHRNPLTLEDYFNARMIAEPLCLYDFCQETDGAVAVITTSMDRARDLRQPPVPVVAAAHGGVKDWGRAFAWMGMPDEYFASSGNKPIAERLYRQAGITAKDIDVALLYDHFTPMVLMQLEDYGFCEKGEGGPFVESGAIRYDGGSIPVNTHGGQLSEAYIIGMTHIMEGVEQMRGTAINQVADAELALVTGGPASLPVSGLILGKAA from the coding sequence GTGACACATTCGAACGGCCTCCGCGACGTCGCGATCGTCGGCATCGGCGCGACGCCCTACTACAAGCGTGGCGGGTCTGTGCCGAAGACCACCACCGAACTCGCCTGCGAGGCGATCATCGCCGCCTGTGAGGACGCCGGCCTGTCGGTCCACGACATCGACGGGTTCGCCTACTACTCCGGCGCCAGCGCGGGCTACACCGAGAAGATGGACACCGCCGACTTCATGGAAACCCTTGGTATTCCGGAAGTCCGGTTCACCGCGGCACTGACGTCGGGCGGCGGCGGGTCGGCGGGTGCCATCGGGTTGGCGCGCGCGGCGATCGTTGCCGGCGACGCGTCGGTCGTCGTCACCGTCATGGCGCTGCAGCAGGCCAAGCAGCGCCTGGGATCGGTCTTCTCGGCGATGGAGCCCGATCCGATCAACTCCTTCCTGCAACCGTCGGGACTGTTCGGGCCGGGTCAGCTGATGTCGGTGCTGGCGCGCCGTCACATGCACCTCTACGGCACCCGCCGCGAGGCGTTCGCCGAGATCGCGATCTCGACCCGCACGAACGCCATGAACCGGCCCAAGGCGATCCACCGGAACCCGCTGACGCTGGAGGACTACTTCAACGCCCGGATGATCGCAGAACCGCTGTGCCTCTATGACTTCTGCCAGGAGACCGACGGTGCGGTCGCGGTCATCACCACCAGCATGGACCGCGCCAGGGATCTGCGTCAGCCGCCGGTGCCGGTGGTCGCCGCCGCCCACGGCGGCGTCAAGGACTGGGGCCGGGCCTTCGCGTGGATGGGTATGCCCGACGAGTACTTCGCGTCCTCGGGGAACAAACCGATCGCCGAACGGCTCTACCGGCAGGCAGGAATCACGGCGAAGGACATCGACGTGGCGCTGCTCTACGACCACTTCACCCCGATGGTGCTGATGCAGTTGGAGGACTACGGGTTCTGCGAGAAGGGTGAGGGCGGACCGTTCGTGGAGAGCGGGGCCATCCGCTACGACGGCGGCTCCATCCCGGTCAACACGCACGGTGGCCAGCTGTCGGAGGCCTACATCATCGGCATGACCCACATCATGGAAGGAGTCGAGCAGATGCGCGGCACCGCCATCAACCAGGTGGCCGACGCCGAACTCGCGTTGGTCACCGGCGGTCCGGCCAGCCTGCCGGTCAGCGGCCTGATTCTGGGGAAGGCGGCATGA
- a CDS encoding Zn-ribbon domain-containing OB-fold protein: protein MSTAEATLATTMPGEHVRIAVNSHTEPFWQAAKERRLVAPQCAECGTFRLPPTPFCPKCQSKAVNWVQLSGEATVYSFAVIHGLPGMPDLTVVPVVVDLPDAPGARLVSNVVGIAPAEVTIGMRLRVDFSPIADGWMLPVFRAADGADG from the coding sequence ATGAGCACAGCCGAGGCCACGCTCGCGACCACCATGCCCGGCGAGCATGTGCGGATCGCGGTCAACTCCCACACCGAGCCGTTCTGGCAGGCGGCCAAGGAACGACGGCTGGTGGCGCCGCAGTGCGCCGAGTGCGGCACCTTTCGGCTGCCGCCGACGCCGTTCTGCCCGAAGTGCCAGTCCAAGGCCGTCAACTGGGTCCAGCTCAGCGGTGAGGCGACCGTGTACAGCTTCGCGGTGATCCACGGTCTCCCGGGCATGCCCGATCTCACCGTGGTCCCCGTGGTCGTCGACCTCCCCGATGCTCCGGGCGCACGCCTGGTCAGCAACGTCGTCGGCATCGCCCCGGCGGAGGTGACGATCGGAATGCGGCTGCGCGTGGACTTTTCACCGATCGCCGACGGCTGGATGCTCCCGGTGTTCCGCGCCGCGGATGGTGCCGATGGCTGA
- a CDS encoding amidohydrolase family protein, producing MTKIWANSGDSHFLEPDDLWVSRLPKRLADLCPRSEKDPDGEYETVYVDGQIFRRKLPSSAMLAFAEMSSRPDGCRDAKARLADNDQEGIWAEVIFPSLGMWASTFRTPELLKACMRVSNEWALEEIASVSPRYVVTAQISTLVVQDAVEELQWAADKGFKAVFLPTTPHPSAPDWHRDDWEPLWAAAEEANMVLAFHIGTDPVDPAKGNSATGGAGQVYRGPGGAIMNYTETTFSGQRAAMKMVASGALDRHPNLKVLISEGGATWVPFLGDRLLEGYRQHHMAVRPKLNRNPKEILYSQVYASFQHDESAVQAFEAMGYRNVMFGSDYPHMEGTWGHTQDTLKTLFDGVSDETRLRITQGAFFELFPDVPPVPAESI from the coding sequence GTGACCAAGATCTGGGCGAATTCGGGCGACTCGCATTTTCTGGAACCAGACGACCTGTGGGTGTCCCGCCTGCCGAAACGGCTGGCCGACCTGTGCCCACGTTCGGAGAAAGATCCCGACGGCGAGTACGAGACCGTCTACGTCGACGGCCAGATCTTCCGGCGCAAGTTGCCGTCGTCGGCGATGCTCGCGTTCGCGGAAATGAGCTCCCGCCCGGACGGCTGCCGTGATGCCAAGGCCCGGTTAGCCGACAACGACCAGGAAGGCATCTGGGCCGAGGTGATCTTCCCGTCGCTGGGCATGTGGGCCTCGACGTTCCGCACCCCGGAGTTGCTCAAGGCGTGCATGCGCGTCAGCAACGAGTGGGCGCTGGAGGAGATCGCCTCGGTGTCCCCGCGTTATGTGGTGACCGCACAGATCTCCACCCTGGTCGTGCAGGACGCGGTCGAGGAGCTGCAGTGGGCCGCTGACAAGGGGTTCAAGGCGGTGTTCCTGCCGACCACTCCGCATCCGAGTGCGCCGGACTGGCATCGCGACGACTGGGAGCCACTGTGGGCGGCCGCCGAGGAGGCCAACATGGTGCTGGCCTTCCACATCGGCACCGACCCGGTGGATCCGGCGAAGGGCAACAGCGCCACGGGCGGTGCCGGCCAGGTGTACCGCGGCCCGGGTGGCGCGATCATGAACTACACCGAGACGACGTTCTCGGGGCAGCGGGCCGCGATGAAGATGGTGGCCTCCGGTGCGCTGGACCGGCATCCGAACCTGAAGGTGCTGATCTCCGAGGGGGGTGCCACCTGGGTTCCGTTCCTCGGCGACCGGCTGCTCGAGGGATACCGCCAGCACCACATGGCGGTGCGGCCCAAGCTGAACCGGAACCCGAAGGAGATCCTCTACAGTCAGGTGTACGCGTCCTTCCAGCACGACGAGAGCGCGGTGCAGGCCTTCGAGGCGATGGGCTACCGCAACGTCATGTTCGGCAGCGACTACCCGCACATGGAGGGCACCTGGGGCCACACCCAGGACACGCTCAAGACGCTGTTCGACGGGGTCAGCGACGAAACCCGGCTGCGCATCACCCAAGGCGCGTTCTTCGAACTGTTCCCCGACGTCCCACCCGTGCCGGCCGAAAGCATCTGA
- a CDS encoding enoyl-CoA hydratase-related protein, which yields MIVEVRRQDRILVIAMNRPAKRNAVNKEMAEALSAALDLMDDDDELWAGVLTGTREFFCAGTDLKDGADARTERGGEYGIIRRRRRKPLIAAVEGACFGGGMEIAFACDLVVAATTARFALPESRRGLVPSSGALLRATRSLPIHLAKELMITGAELSGERAHHFGLVNRIAEPGAALEAAIDLAEDVCQSSPTAVQAILEALADQLDEADAVGWTATAKAVDRVVSSDDLQEGLAAFFERRPPRWVGR from the coding sequence ATGATCGTTGAGGTCCGGCGCCAGGACCGGATCCTCGTCATCGCGATGAATCGCCCGGCTAAACGCAACGCGGTGAACAAGGAGATGGCCGAGGCGCTCAGTGCCGCGCTGGATCTCATGGATGACGACGACGAGCTGTGGGCGGGTGTGCTGACGGGCACCCGCGAGTTCTTCTGCGCCGGCACCGATCTGAAGGACGGAGCGGACGCGCGAACCGAGCGCGGCGGGGAGTACGGAATCATCCGCCGCCGTCGCCGGAAACCGTTGATCGCCGCGGTCGAGGGTGCCTGCTTCGGCGGTGGCATGGAGATCGCCTTCGCGTGCGACCTGGTCGTCGCGGCCACGACGGCGCGCTTTGCCCTGCCCGAGTCACGGCGTGGTCTGGTGCCGTCGTCGGGCGCCCTGCTCCGGGCGACGCGGTCGCTGCCCATTCATCTGGCCAAAGAATTGATGATCACCGGTGCGGAGTTGTCCGGCGAACGGGCTCACCATTTCGGTCTGGTCAACCGGATAGCCGAACCGGGCGCCGCTCTGGAGGCGGCGATCGACCTCGCCGAGGACGTCTGCCAGTCCTCGCCGACGGCGGTGCAGGCGATCCTCGAGGCGTTGGCGGATCAGCTCGATGAGGCCGATGCCGTCGGGTGGACGGCGACGGCGAAGGCCGTCGATCGGGTCGTGAGTTCCGATGATCTGCAGGAGGGCCTGGCGGCCTTCTTCGAGCGACGGCCGCCGCGGTGGGTCGGTCGCTGA